Proteins encoded by one window of Methanobacterium sp. CWC-01:
- a CDS encoding metallophosphoesterase, translated as MKEKEPKALKYMQKVQRGMTRWREKVVKSEFNHEDFQVEEVEVIIPSMDRKFDGYRLANISDIHLGQWITAEHLEGVVNLVNQEKPDSITITGDFVSYILDDVSEDLESALNFLKPKDESFAVLGNHDHWLGAAQIRSILRACNIIDVSNDVHTLFRKKAPLHIAGVDSVMLDKHRLDLVMEKLPEDGPAILLAHEPDFADISSTTGRFSLQISGHSHGGQFLIPGLGTFIRGPHFIKYPVGKYQVKDMVQYTSRGLGTNVFWLRINCPPEITMFTLKCQGEDGGGV; from the coding sequence ATGAAAGAAAAGGAACCTAAAGCCCTGAAATATATGCAAAAAGTCCAGAGGGGAATGACGCGCTGGCGAGAAAAGGTAGTAAAATCAGAATTTAATCATGAGGACTTCCAGGTGGAGGAAGTGGAAGTGATCATACCTTCTATGGACCGTAAATTTGATGGTTATCGCCTGGCAAATATTTCTGATATTCATTTAGGCCAATGGATTACTGCTGAACACCTGGAGGGGGTTGTGAATCTGGTTAACCAGGAAAAACCCGATTCAATAACCATAACTGGAGATTTTGTTTCTTACATTCTGGATGATGTTTCAGAGGATTTAGAGTCTGCCCTGAATTTTTTAAAACCAAAAGATGAGTCTTTCGCGGTTTTGGGAAATCATGACCACTGGTTAGGGGCAGCACAGATACGGAGCATACTCCGGGCCTGTAACATAATAGATGTAAGCAACGATGTGCACACCTTATTCCGGAAAAAAGCTCCCTTGCACATTGCCGGGGTGGATAGTGTGATGCTTGATAAACACCGGCTGGATCTGGTAATGGAAAAACTCCCGGAAGATGGTCCGGCCATCTTACTGGCACATGAACCTGATTTTGCAGATATAAGCTCCACCACCGGACGTTTCAGTCTACAGATATCCGGACACTCCCATGGTGGCCAGTTCCTCATACCCGGCCTGGGTACCTTCATAAGAGGCCCACATTTTATCAAATATCCGGTAGGCAAGTATCAGGTGAAAGATATGGTTCAATACACCAGCCGTGGCCTGGGAACTAACGTGTTCTGGCTGCGGATAAACTGCCCTCCGGAAATTACCATGTTCACTTTAAAATGTCAAGGTGAGGATGGTGGGGGAGTATAA
- a CDS encoding GAP family protein — MSELVTLLADVVPIALVAAISPTTFTVVILLLSLSKKPKTSGVGFLAGSIIVMLVAVLLGFLAAKGASFVTGGNSSPLRELIDVLLGFILLFFAMKISFQKDNNPMKLETPQEERSSASEFGGSMLLAMGMFAINFITTILVIYASSQIAISIVNWPGKTISLILLVIITLLLVEIPLLICFLVPKKANKILSQINAWIQKHGQYLTAGLLLILGFYLIHKGSGILNWI; from the coding sequence ATGTCCGAATTAGTAACTTTATTAGCGGATGTTGTGCCCATTGCCCTGGTGGCGGCCATAAGCCCCACCACTTTTACAGTGGTAATTCTGTTATTGTCCCTGTCCAAGAAACCAAAAACCAGCGGTGTAGGTTTTTTGGCGGGATCTATAATAGTCATGTTGGTGGCGGTTCTATTAGGATTTTTAGCCGCCAAGGGCGCATCATTTGTGACTGGGGGTAATTCCAGCCCCTTACGGGAGTTGATAGATGTTCTTTTAGGTTTTATTTTACTCTTTTTTGCCATGAAAATCTCTTTTCAAAAAGATAATAATCCTATGAAATTAGAAACCCCTCAAGAGGAAAGGTCAAGTGCCTCTGAATTTGGGGGCAGCATGTTATTGGCCATGGGCATGTTTGCCATAAATTTCATCACCACCATTTTGGTGATATATGCAAGCAGTCAAATTGCAATTTCCATCGTGAATTGGCCGGGTAAAACAATCTCTTTAATTCTTCTGGTTATCATTACCCTTTTGTTGGTGGAAATACCCCTATTAATATGCTTTTTAGTACCCAAAAAGGCAAATAAAATTCTTTCGCAGATAAATGCTTGGATCCAAAAACACGGACAGTACTTGACGGCTGGTCTACTTCTAATCCTGGGCTTTTATCTAATTCATAAAGGATCTGGAATTCTAAATTGGATTTAA